Proteins from a genomic interval of Arthrobacter sp. CAN_C5:
- a CDS encoding glutathione S-transferase family protein: MTDNEHSMRGAYVNTGKEFSRDTTYIETRITRDGADGFPVEAGRYRLIAARACPWANRAIIVRRLLGLEDAISLGTPGPTHDKRSWTFDLDPDGRDPVLSIERLQEAFFKRDPEYPRGITVPAIVDVPSGAVVTNNFPQITLDFSTEWKDFHREGAPDLYPEKLRAEIDEVSKRIFTEVNNGVYRCGFAGSQEAYNEAYDRLFAALDWLEERLSHQRFLVGDTITEADVRLFTTLVRFDAVYHGHFKCNRSKLTEMPALWGYARDLFQTPGFGDTVDFDQIKDHYYIVHEDINPTGIVPKGPELANWHTEHGRERLGGRPFGNGTPPA; this comes from the coding sequence ATGACTGACAACGAGCACAGCATGCGCGGCGCCTATGTGAACACGGGCAAGGAATTCAGCCGCGACACCACTTACATTGAAACCCGGATCACCCGCGACGGTGCGGACGGCTTCCCAGTGGAGGCGGGACGTTACCGGCTGATCGCGGCCCGCGCCTGCCCGTGGGCCAACCGCGCCATCATCGTGCGTCGGCTGCTCGGACTGGAAGACGCCATTTCCCTCGGCACTCCCGGTCCCACTCATGACAAGCGGTCCTGGACTTTCGACCTGGATCCCGACGGCCGCGACCCGGTCCTGAGTATCGAACGTTTGCAGGAAGCATTCTTCAAGCGGGACCCCGAGTACCCGCGCGGCATCACCGTGCCGGCGATCGTTGATGTGCCCAGCGGCGCGGTCGTTACCAACAACTTCCCGCAGATCACCCTGGACTTCTCCACCGAGTGGAAAGACTTCCACCGCGAAGGTGCACCCGACCTCTACCCGGAAAAATTGCGCGCTGAAATCGATGAGGTCAGCAAGAGGATCTTCACCGAGGTCAACAACGGCGTCTACCGCTGCGGTTTCGCCGGTTCACAGGAGGCCTACAACGAGGCCTACGACCGCCTATTCGCGGCGCTGGACTGGCTTGAGGAGCGGTTGAGCCACCAGCGGTTCCTGGTCGGAGATACGATCACCGAAGCCGACGTCCGGCTCTTCACCACCCTGGTGCGCTTTGACGCCGTCTACCACGGCCACTTCAAGTGCAACCGGAGCAAGCTCACCGAGATGCCAGCCCTGTGGGGCTACGCCCGGGATCTTTTCCAGACTCCCGGATTCGGTGACACCGTGGACTTCGACCAGATCAAGGACCACTACTACATCGTGCACGAGGACATTAACCCCACCGGCATCGTGCCCAAGGGCCCGGAACTGGCCAACTGGCACACCGAACACGGTCGGGAGCGCCTCGGCGGGCGACCGTTCGGAAACGGCACCCCTCCCGCCTAG
- a CDS encoding iron chelate uptake ABC transporter family permease subunit, giving the protein MAVQTAPAPPQSHPAAPSKPRSRRRMLKLGGAVLALALVCAASLAFGSRPISFDVLIAALTDYDPTNGDHAVVHSRIPRTVTGLMVGAALGLAGAAMQGVARNPLADPGILGVNAGAALAIVMGIYLFGVADVSGYIWFAFGGAALAAVVVYAIASLGREGASPLKLALAGAALSAGLGSLMNAVLVSNQETLDRFRFWQVGTVSGRGWDILLPVLPSLIIGTLLTLATGKALNSLSLGDDIARGLGQNVAVARGVAALGVVILCGAATATAGPIAFVGLVIPHIVRVLTGPDYRWILPFSVVLAPVLLIGADIVGRLILPPGEVQVGIMTAVIGAPVFIWLVRARKLAQL; this is encoded by the coding sequence ATGGCAGTGCAGACTGCGCCTGCGCCCCCGCAGAGCCATCCCGCCGCCCCGTCGAAGCCACGTAGCCGACGCCGGATGCTCAAGCTGGGTGGGGCCGTGCTGGCGCTCGCCCTGGTCTGCGCCGCGTCCCTCGCGTTCGGATCCCGGCCCATCAGCTTCGACGTCCTGATCGCTGCGCTGACAGATTACGACCCGACCAACGGCGATCATGCGGTAGTCCATTCCAGGATTCCGCGCACCGTGACCGGTCTGATGGTGGGTGCCGCCCTCGGCCTCGCTGGTGCAGCCATGCAGGGAGTGGCCCGTAACCCGCTCGCCGACCCCGGCATCCTCGGCGTCAATGCGGGGGCAGCGCTTGCCATCGTGATGGGCATCTACCTCTTCGGTGTGGCCGACGTGAGCGGCTACATCTGGTTCGCCTTCGGCGGGGCGGCACTCGCCGCCGTCGTCGTCTACGCCATTGCCAGTCTGGGCAGGGAAGGCGCTTCCCCGCTCAAACTGGCGCTCGCCGGCGCAGCGCTCTCCGCCGGCCTGGGCAGTCTGATGAACGCCGTCCTGGTATCCAACCAGGAGACCCTCGACCGTTTCCGGTTCTGGCAGGTGGGAACCGTGTCAGGCCGGGGCTGGGACATCCTGCTTCCGGTGCTGCCGTCCCTGATCATCGGCACCCTGCTGACCCTCGCGACCGGAAAGGCCCTCAACAGCCTCTCCCTCGGCGACGACATCGCCCGGGGACTCGGCCAGAACGTTGCGGTGGCCCGCGGTGTCGCAGCCCTCGGCGTCGTCATTCTGTGCGGCGCTGCCACCGCTACCGCCGGGCCCATCGCCTTCGTCGGGCTGGTGATTCCCCACATCGTGCGGGTCCTCACCGGCCCCGACTACCGCTGGATTCTCCCGTTCTCGGTAGTACTGGCACCGGTGCTCCTGATCGGCGCCGACATTGTCGGCCGCCTGATCCTGCCCCCTGGCGAGGTGCAGGTGGGAATCATGACCGCCGTCATCGGCGCCCCGGTCTTCATCTGGCTGGTTCGAGCGCGGAAGCTGGCCCAGCTGTGA
- a CDS encoding FecCD family ABC transporter permease produces MLSGARRHQSAQRRRVILILAAITAVLFIVSVLLGSYTVTIPDFFRILGGAEIPGATFIVMENKLPRAVIAVLIGVAFGLAGTIFQTMLRNPLASPDIIGISYGASASAVAAMVLFGAAGVAVSLSALVGALAVAGAIYLLSRRGSVAGYRLILVGIGFAAVMHALVSFLLTRTDIRTASDAMVWLNGSLNSSNWDRATILFLALLLLIPAAAILSRGLRGLRGLELGDDTAASLGLRVEPSRLGLITVGVALAAVATAAAGPVAFVAFLAGPIARRLVKGAVSLTAAGLVGAVIVLAADFVAANMIPGVSLPVGVVTGVLGAPFLLWLLVTANRSGQGG; encoded by the coding sequence ATCCTGAGCGGCGCCCGGCGGCACCAGTCGGCGCAACGCCGACGCGTGATCCTGATCCTCGCCGCGATCACCGCGGTGCTGTTTATCGTCAGCGTACTGCTCGGCAGCTACACGGTGACCATCCCCGATTTCTTCAGGATCCTCGGCGGTGCGGAGATCCCCGGGGCCACCTTCATCGTGATGGAGAACAAGCTGCCACGCGCGGTCATCGCTGTTCTGATCGGGGTGGCCTTCGGCCTCGCGGGCACTATCTTCCAGACCATGCTCCGCAACCCGCTCGCCAGTCCCGACATCATCGGGATCAGCTACGGTGCCAGCGCCTCAGCGGTCGCGGCGATGGTGCTGTTCGGCGCGGCCGGGGTGGCCGTGTCCCTCTCCGCCCTCGTCGGGGCGCTGGCCGTCGCCGGCGCGATCTACCTGCTCTCCCGCCGCGGATCGGTGGCCGGGTACCGGCTCATCCTCGTGGGGATCGGGTTCGCCGCCGTCATGCACGCACTGGTCAGTTTCCTGCTGACCCGCACGGACATCCGCACCGCCTCGGATGCGATGGTCTGGCTGAATGGTTCCCTCAATTCGAGCAACTGGGACCGGGCCACCATCCTGTTCCTGGCCCTGCTGCTGCTGATTCCCGCCGCCGCGATCCTCTCCCGCGGACTGCGCGGACTGCGCGGACTGGAGCTCGGCGACGACACAGCAGCCAGCCTTGGACTGAGGGTGGAGCCGTCCCGGCTCGGCCTGATCACCGTGGGAGTGGCCCTCGCCGCCGTCGCCACAGCTGCGGCCGGCCCGGTGGCTTTCGTCGCTTTCCTCGCCGGCCCGATTGCCCGCCGTCTCGTCAAGGGCGCGGTGTCCCTCACCGCCGCCGGTCTGGTCGGCGCGGTCATCGTCCTTGCCGCTGATTTTGTGGCCGCCAATATGATTCCCGGTGTCTCGCTGCCGGTCGGAGTGGTGACGGGCGTCCTCGGCGCACCGTTCCTTCTCTGGCTGCTCGTCACCGCCAACCGCTCAGGCCAGGGAGGCTGA
- a CDS encoding ABC transporter ATP-binding protein: protein MALTASELTLAYDDRKVVQDLTLELLAGKVTVIVGANACGKSTLLRGLARLLKPSAGVVSLDGKDIHSLSTRAVARTLGLLPQTPVAPDGITVADLVGRGRYPHQGWFRQWTDDDDAAVAAALEATDTLELADRFVDELSGGQRQRVWIAMALAQQADILLLDEPTTFLDVTHQVEVLDLITDLNRRDGTTVAIVLHDLNLAARYADHLIAMTDGRIAAQGSPAEVVTEETVTAVFGLRCRVIPDPVSGTPMVVPVGRHHSGDGSTPAAPESTTGQGFLPNPQDTLSAHYLEAAS from the coding sequence ATGGCATTGACCGCCAGCGAGCTGACACTCGCCTACGACGACCGCAAAGTGGTCCAGGACCTCACCCTGGAGTTGCTGGCCGGCAAGGTGACCGTGATTGTCGGCGCCAACGCCTGCGGCAAGTCAACGCTCCTCCGCGGGCTGGCCCGACTGCTGAAGCCATCCGCCGGCGTCGTCAGCCTCGACGGCAAGGACATCCATTCGCTGTCCACCCGCGCCGTCGCACGCACCCTGGGCTTGCTGCCCCAGACCCCGGTGGCACCGGATGGCATCACCGTCGCGGACCTGGTGGGCCGCGGACGCTACCCCCACCAGGGTTGGTTCCGCCAGTGGACCGACGACGACGACGCCGCCGTCGCCGCAGCGCTGGAAGCCACCGACACCCTTGAGCTGGCGGACCGTTTCGTCGACGAACTTTCCGGCGGCCAGCGGCAGCGCGTCTGGATCGCGATGGCGCTGGCCCAGCAGGCCGACATCCTGCTCCTGGATGAACCCACTACCTTCCTCGACGTCACCCACCAGGTGGAGGTGCTCGACCTCATCACCGACCTGAACCGGCGCGACGGCACCACCGTGGCCATCGTGCTCCACGACCTCAACCTTGCGGCACGCTACGCCGACCACCTCATCGCCATGACCGACGGCCGGATCGCCGCCCAGGGGAGCCCCGCCGAGGTGGTCACCGAGGAGACGGTGACAGCCGTCTTCGGCCTGCGATGCCGGGTCATCCCGGACCCCGTGTCCGGCACGCCCATGGTGGTCCCGGTCGGCCGGCACCACTCCGGCGACGGAAGCACTCCCGCAGCACCCGAATCGACCACCGGGCAGGGGTTCCTGCCTAACCCGCAGGACACGCTGTCCGCGCACTATCTGGAGGCAGCATCATGA
- a CDS encoding siderophore-interacting protein — protein sequence MTEVSNRTARPGQRTAQRTESAAAAVTAFDVVVTRVQRLSDNFQRITFGGAHLRDFGVLGPTLDLRIKVMIPATRDGDAPRLNLRELLEAPTDGPGWYQQWLAMDPAERGSMRTYTVRETRCGAEEPEIDVDFVMHFDADGNGGPASLWAAAATPGDRIWVIGPNVHAATCTTAGSYGGIEWRPGLAQHVLLAGDETAVPAISAILESLPADIGGHAFLEVPDPSDFQEVGTTSAVKITWLARGTRPHGELLDAAVRDAVRVPGWVSLAAPFAVGVDPSSRAGLTLAAAAAAAAGPEPEEVNIDETILWETPQRLNASTLNMSMNPDRPSGALPFYAWIAGEAAVVRGLRRYLVRDVGIDRKQVAFMGYWRRGRSELT from the coding sequence ATGACCGAAGTCAGCAACCGGACCGCCCGGCCGGGCCAGCGGACCGCGCAGCGCACCGAGTCCGCCGCCGCGGCAGTGACGGCGTTCGACGTCGTCGTCACCCGGGTGCAACGCCTCAGCGACAACTTCCAGCGGATCACCTTCGGGGGAGCCCACCTCCGGGACTTCGGCGTCCTGGGTCCCACCCTCGACCTGCGGATCAAGGTGATGATCCCTGCCACGCGCGACGGCGACGCGCCCCGGCTGAACCTGCGCGAACTGCTCGAGGCGCCCACCGACGGGCCCGGCTGGTATCAGCAGTGGCTCGCCATGGACCCCGCCGAGCGTGGGTCGATGCGCACCTACACGGTCCGGGAAACCCGGTGCGGCGCCGAAGAGCCCGAAATTGACGTCGACTTCGTCATGCACTTCGATGCCGACGGCAACGGGGGGCCGGCATCGCTATGGGCCGCCGCGGCTACCCCCGGCGACCGGATCTGGGTGATCGGCCCGAACGTCCACGCCGCCACCTGCACCACCGCCGGCTCCTACGGCGGTATCGAATGGCGTCCCGGACTGGCCCAGCACGTGTTGCTCGCCGGTGACGAGACAGCCGTCCCCGCCATCAGCGCCATCCTGGAATCCCTCCCCGCCGACATTGGCGGACATGCGTTCCTTGAGGTGCCGGACCCCTCCGATTTCCAGGAGGTCGGAACCACCTCAGCGGTCAAGATTACCTGGCTGGCCCGGGGGACCCGGCCCCACGGGGAACTCCTCGACGCCGCAGTGCGCGACGCCGTCCGGGTGCCGGGCTGGGTGTCCCTGGCCGCGCCCTTCGCCGTCGGTGTGGATCCCAGTTCACGGGCGGGGCTGACTCTCGCCGCGGCGGCTGCCGCCGCTGCAGGACCAGAGCCCGAGGAAGTCAACATCGACGAGACGATCCTGTGGGAAACCCCGCAGCGGCTCAACGCCTCAACGCTGAATATGTCGATGAACCCGGACCGGCCCTCCGGTGCACTCCCGTTCTACGCCTGGATTGCCGGCGAGGCCGCCGTGGTGCGCGGGCTCCGGCGCTACCTGGTCCGTGACGTGGGCATCGACCGCAAGCAGGTGGCTTTCATGGGTTACTGGCGACGTGGACGGTCTGAATTAACCTAA
- a CDS encoding M23 family metallopeptidase has product MLQPVTSGRRRAPAQPTSTRRSATLATVALAAAAGIALTAFFPSPEVSPTATPTAGDGPAVAAPVTADVQAVIDFGRESPQATTATKAPKTTVLSTPVDDAAFAPPIKGAAIASSFGYRVNPMGGFGNELHTGTDYAGACGTPVLASRAGTVVESGWHAYGGGQRIGVDHGGGLETSYNHLSVLGVNVGTKVSKGQNVGAVGNTGNSTGCHLHFELLVDGEKVDPQSRL; this is encoded by the coding sequence GTGCTTCAACCGGTCACGTCCGGACGCCGCCGCGCGCCCGCCCAGCCCACATCCACCCGCCGGTCCGCCACATTGGCCACCGTTGCTCTCGCTGCGGCAGCGGGAATCGCGCTGACTGCATTCTTCCCTTCCCCGGAGGTGTCGCCCACGGCGACTCCCACCGCAGGCGATGGCCCCGCCGTGGCAGCGCCCGTCACCGCTGATGTCCAGGCCGTGATCGACTTCGGCAGGGAATCACCGCAGGCCACCACCGCGACCAAGGCACCCAAGACCACTGTCCTGTCCACGCCCGTCGACGACGCCGCGTTCGCCCCACCCATCAAGGGCGCAGCAATCGCCTCGTCATTCGGGTACCGGGTCAACCCCATGGGTGGATTCGGCAACGAGCTGCACACCGGAACCGACTACGCCGGCGCCTGCGGCACGCCCGTTCTGGCCTCGCGGGCCGGCACGGTGGTCGAATCAGGGTGGCACGCCTATGGGGGAGGCCAGCGGATCGGGGTGGACCACGGCGGCGGTCTGGAAACCTCCTACAACCACCTGAGCGTGCTCGGCGTCAACGTCGGCACGAAGGTATCCAAGGGGCAGAACGTGGGCGCGGTCGGCAACACCGGCAACTCGACCGGCTGCCATCTCCACTTCGAACTCCTGGTCGACGGCGAGAAAGTTGACCCGCAAAGCAGGCTCTAG
- a CDS encoding diacylglycerol kinase family protein, with protein MTQPSDTRAKRAALIINPVKNTGADIRAIVSELCTAEGWEDVLYLETSVDDPGRGQAQEAVDAGVDVVIAAGGDGTVRCVAEVVAGTGVALGLIPLGTGNLLARNLDIAVDNPQQAAKAALFGTERDVDVVHVTVDRAQDSHVFLVMAGLGFDASIMADTRDDLKDKVGWLAYVDAGIRNLGGKPARTRITLDGGETITRRLRSVMGGNCGKIMGGLEIFPGAKIDDGLLDIMTVAPNGRLGWFGVVGKLFARGKGKDPSLEYFQCKTAEIELDEPQEIQLDGDPLGKGTHMALRVDPNSLRLRMPYGKKDPAVVTNPTP; from the coding sequence ATGACCCAGCCCTCCGATACCCGGGCCAAGCGCGCCGCGCTGATCATCAACCCGGTCAAGAACACCGGCGCTGACATTCGTGCGATCGTTTCGGAGCTCTGCACGGCCGAGGGCTGGGAAGACGTCCTGTATCTGGAGACCAGCGTCGACGATCCAGGCCGCGGCCAGGCCCAGGAGGCGGTCGACGCCGGCGTCGACGTCGTCATTGCCGCCGGCGGAGACGGAACGGTCCGCTGCGTCGCCGAGGTGGTGGCTGGCACGGGGGTCGCCCTGGGGCTGATCCCGCTCGGCACCGGCAACCTGTTGGCCCGGAACCTGGACATTGCCGTCGACAACCCGCAGCAGGCCGCCAAGGCCGCCCTCTTCGGCACCGAACGCGACGTCGACGTTGTCCATGTCACCGTGGACCGCGCCCAGGACTCCCACGTGTTCCTGGTGATGGCCGGGCTGGGCTTCGACGCGTCGATCATGGCCGATACCCGCGATGATCTGAAGGACAAGGTGGGCTGGCTGGCCTACGTCGACGCCGGCATCCGGAACCTCGGCGGCAAGCCCGCCCGCACCCGGATCACGCTCGACGGCGGCGAAACGATCACCCGCCGGCTGCGCAGCGTGATGGGCGGAAACTGCGGCAAGATCATGGGCGGCCTGGAGATCTTCCCGGGAGCAAAGATCGACGACGGGCTGCTCGACATTATGACCGTGGCCCCGAACGGCCGGCTGGGCTGGTTCGGCGTCGTGGGCAAGCTGTTCGCCCGGGGCAAGGGCAAGGACCCGTCGCTGGAGTACTTCCAGTGCAAGACCGCCGAAATCGAGCTGGACGAGCCGCAGGAGATCCAGCTCGATGGGGACCCCCTCGGCAAGGGAACGCACATGGCCCTGCGGGTGGACCCGAACTCGTTGCGGTTGCGGATGCCCTACGGCAAGAAAGACCCAGCGGTAGTCACCAACCCGACGCCCTAG
- a CDS encoding SGNH/GDSL hydrolase family protein produces the protein MEFSQRYVALGDSFTEGVGDWHAASPNGVRGWADRVAQQLILADSTWGYANLAVRGKKVRQVLDEQVDRALALEPTLITVYAGGNDILRPRIDIDALMAAYDDGVARLAGSGAAVVLFTGFDSVGSAVFGKTRGRTAIYNELVREIADRHHADVVDYWRFREFQNWGYWDTDRMHMSAAGHTLMAKRVLEVLRASHEIDLPELEAAPAVSRIDQLRADAQWARDYLSPWVGRRLRGVSSGDVLTAKYPELTRPVWQ, from the coding sequence GTGGAATTCTCTCAGCGTTATGTGGCCCTTGGCGATTCGTTTACCGAAGGTGTCGGCGACTGGCATGCCGCGAGCCCCAACGGGGTGCGCGGGTGGGCGGACCGGGTGGCCCAGCAGCTGATCCTCGCCGACAGCACCTGGGGGTACGCGAACCTTGCGGTCCGTGGGAAGAAGGTGCGCCAGGTGCTCGACGAGCAGGTGGACCGTGCACTCGCCCTGGAGCCCACCTTGATCACCGTCTACGCTGGCGGCAATGACATCCTGCGGCCACGCATCGACATCGACGCGCTGATGGCAGCGTACGACGACGGCGTGGCCCGGCTGGCGGGCTCGGGCGCCGCCGTCGTGCTGTTCACCGGGTTCGACTCAGTGGGTTCGGCGGTGTTCGGGAAGACCCGCGGCCGGACCGCCATCTACAACGAACTGGTCCGTGAGATCGCCGACCGCCACCACGCCGATGTGGTGGACTACTGGCGGTTCAGGGAGTTCCAGAACTGGGGTTACTGGGACACCGACCGGATGCACATGTCCGCCGCCGGTCACACACTGATGGCCAAACGGGTCCTCGAAGTGCTGCGGGCCTCCCACGAGATTGACCTGCCCGAGCTGGAGGCTGCGCCGGCCGTGTCCCGAATCGATCAGTTGCGGGCCGACGCCCAGTGGGCCCGGGACTACCTCTCACCCTGGGTGGGCCGCCGGCTGCGTGGGGTCTCGTCGGGGGATGTGCTGACGGCCAAGTACCCGGAGCTGACTCGCCCGGTGTGGCAGTAG
- a CDS encoding MarR family winged helix-turn-helix transcriptional regulator: protein MNGVRWLNPEERQAWLALYAVTTILPGSLDGHLFRQAKITLFDYHVLAMLSEAEELTLAMSDLAARSNASLSRLSHVVKKLEQRGWVSRSPSAVDGRVTTATITDDGLKNLKSLARKHVEHVRQAVFDALTDDDVRDLERIGKKILASLDDTHWILNEPSPGVQP from the coding sequence ATGAATGGTGTCAGGTGGTTGAATCCCGAAGAGCGGCAGGCCTGGCTGGCGCTCTACGCGGTAACCACCATCCTTCCGGGATCCCTTGATGGGCACCTGTTCCGGCAGGCGAAAATCACTCTCTTCGACTACCACGTCCTCGCGATGCTCTCCGAGGCCGAAGAGCTGACCCTCGCCATGAGCGACCTTGCGGCCCGGTCGAATGCCTCCCTGTCCCGGCTCAGCCACGTAGTGAAGAAGCTGGAGCAGCGGGGCTGGGTGTCCCGCAGCCCCAGCGCCGTCGACGGCCGCGTGACCACCGCCACCATCACGGACGACGGGCTGAAAAATCTCAAGTCGCTGGCCCGCAAGCATGTGGAGCACGTGCGGCAGGCAGTCTTTGATGCACTGACCGACGACGACGTCCGGGACCTGGAGCGGATCGGCAAGAAGATCCTCGCCAGCCTCGACGACACCCACTGGATCCTGAACGAACCCTCACCTGGAGTACAACCGTGA
- a CDS encoding sugar phosphate nucleotidyltransferase gives MVQQYQPNSLNDHLANGRHWDLDRTNGGLRVMPPFEGRDGEGFADGNADSLHRQAAFIREFNPDLVLLLSADHLYQLDFRDVVQTHLDAGATATIVTTRFDGDASDHGVVEVSDGAVTGFEYKPEKPKTDLVATEVFLFDAMHLLDTLEELEKEEGGLDDYGDQLLPHLVEHSTVVEHRLEGYWLDLGTPDNYHRAHMELLDGEGLRFDDPAWPIITGSPRRVPAFVGKGAVVADSMLAPGSKVFGEVTHSVIGPDTVVEAGAVVVDSILLDGVTVPAGARVHRSIVDSGATLHVGARIGSDVAVTVVDRDGDITSD, from the coding sequence ATGGTGCAGCAGTATCAGCCGAACTCCCTCAACGATCACCTGGCCAACGGCAGGCACTGGGATCTCGACCGGACCAACGGGGGCCTGCGCGTGATGCCCCCGTTCGAGGGGCGGGACGGCGAAGGGTTTGCCGACGGCAACGCCGACAGCCTGCACCGGCAGGCAGCATTCATCAGGGAGTTCAACCCCGATCTGGTGCTTCTGCTCAGCGCTGACCACCTGTACCAGCTGGACTTCCGCGACGTCGTCCAGACTCACCTGGACGCCGGGGCCACCGCAACGATCGTGACGACACGGTTCGACGGCGACGCCTCCGACCACGGGGTGGTGGAGGTGTCCGATGGTGCCGTGACCGGCTTCGAATACAAGCCCGAGAAGCCAAAAACGGACCTGGTTGCCACCGAAGTGTTCCTGTTCGACGCCATGCACCTGCTGGACACCCTGGAGGAGCTGGAGAAGGAAGAGGGCGGCCTCGACGATTACGGGGACCAGTTGCTGCCCCACCTGGTGGAACACTCGACCGTGGTGGAGCACCGCCTCGAGGGGTACTGGCTGGATCTGGGGACCCCCGATAACTACCACCGCGCGCACATGGAACTGCTCGATGGCGAGGGCCTGCGGTTCGACGACCCCGCCTGGCCCATCATCACCGGCAGCCCCCGGCGTGTGCCCGCGTTCGTGGGAAAGGGCGCCGTCGTCGCCGATTCGATGCTGGCACCCGGCAGCAAGGTTTTCGGCGAGGTCACCCACAGCGTGATCGGGCCGGACACGGTCGTGGAAGCTGGCGCCGTCGTCGTTGATTCAATCCTGCTGGACGGTGTCACCGTCCCGGCGGGCGCCCGGGTTCATCGCTCAATCGTGGACTCCGGTGCCACACTCCACGTTGGCGCCCGGATCGGCAGCGACGTCGCTGTCACGGTGGTGGATCGCGACGGCGACATCACCAGCGATTAG
- the rpmB gene encoding 50S ribosomal protein L28 yields the protein MAAHCQVTGAEPGFGHSISHSHRRTKRRFDPNIQKKRYWVPSLRRNVTLQVSARGIKTIDVRGIDAVVASILARGVKL from the coding sequence ATGGCAGCTCACTGCCAAGTGACTGGAGCCGAGCCGGGCTTTGGGCACAGCATTTCCCACTCACACCGCCGCACCAAGCGCAGGTTTGACCCGAACATCCAGAAGAAGCGCTACTGGGTTCCGTCCCTGCGCCGCAATGTCACGCTGCAGGTTTCTGCCCGCGGCATCAAGACCATCGATGTGCGCGGTATTGACGCCGTCGTCGCGTCGATCCTGGCCCGGGGAGTGAAGCTCTAA
- the rpmG gene encoding 50S ribosomal protein L33 has product MAKDKDVRPIIKLKSTAGTGYTYVTRKNRRNDPDRMVLMKYDPKIRKHVEFREER; this is encoded by the coding sequence ATGGCAAAAGATAAAGACGTACGCCCGATCATCAAGCTGAAGTCCACGGCTGGCACCGGGTACACCTACGTGACCCGCAAGAACCGCCGCAACGACCCGGACCGCATGGTTCTGATGAAGTACGATCCCAAGATCCGTAAGCACGTCGAATTCCGAGAGGAGCGCTAA
- the rpsN gene encoding 30S ribosomal protein S14 produces the protein MAKKSKIARNEQRKVIVERYAAKRLELKKTLVDANATDEAREEARLGLQKLPRNASPVRLRNRDQIDGRPRGTLQKFGISRVRFRDMAHRGELPGVTKSSW, from the coding sequence ATGGCTAAGAAGTCCAAGATTGCCCGCAACGAACAGCGCAAGGTAATTGTTGAGCGCTACGCTGCAAAGCGCCTCGAACTGAAGAAGACCCTGGTTGACGCCAACGCAACCGACGAAGCCCGCGAAGAAGCACGCCTCGGCCTGCAGAAGCTTCCCCGCAACGCTTCGCCAGTGCGCCTGCGTAACCGCGACCAGATCGACGGTCGCCCCCGCGGAACGCTCCAGAAGTTCGGTATCTCCCGTGTCCGCTTTCGCGACATGGCCCACCGTGGCGAGCTGCCCGGTGTAACCAAGTCCAGCTGGTAA